A genome region from Clostridium sp. JN-9 includes the following:
- a CDS encoding putative DNA-binding protein — protein sequence MEERILLSLLLDIYGILLTDKQNDIMDLYYNDDLSLQEISELTNTSRQAVYDIIKRCNKSLLNYEDKLKLYEKNKIFNDKKQKILCKIQDIIRVEKNEKSEETLILLKNELDNL from the coding sequence ATGGAAGAAAGAATTTTGTTATCCTTATTATTAGATATATATGGAATTTTACTTACAGATAAACAAAATGACATTATGGATCTGTATTATAATGATGATTTATCCCTGCAGGAAATATCAGAGTTAACTAATACTTCCAGGCAGGCTGTGTATGATATAATAAAAAGATGTAATAAATCATTATTAAACTATGAAGATAAATTAAAACTATATGAAAAAAACAAAATCTTTAATGATAAAAAGCAAAAAATATTATGTAAAATTCAAGATATAATCAGAGTAGAAAAAAATGAAAAAAGTGAGGAAACTCTGATTTTATTAAAAAATGAATTAGATAACTTATAG
- the ffh gene encoding signal recognition particle protein: MAFEGLASKLQETLKKLRGKGKLTEKDIKEAMREVKLALLEADVNYKIVKDFIKNVGEKCTGSDVLESLTPGQQVIKIVDEELVKLMGSTESQLNIVPGLTVIMLVGLQGAGKTTMAGKLALHLRKKNKKALLVACDVYRPAAIKQLQVVGKQIDVPVFTMGDKVNPVDISKAGIEYAKSNNLNTVIIDTAGRLHIDEELMDELLNIKNSVKPNEVLLVVDAMTGQDAVNVAGSFNDKLDITGVILTKLDGDTRGGAALSIKAMSGKPIKFVGMGEKMSDLEVFYPDRMASRILGMGDVLTLIEKAQQAIDEKQAKEMSSRLMSQEFNLEDFISYINQMKKMGPLNKLVEMIPGFNSKELKGMDLSKSEKEFSKIEAIINSMTVKERRNPSLVSSSPSRKKRISAGSGTTIQQVNKMLKDFEAMKKMMKQMKGMQKGFTKKSALFGKFPFK, translated from the coding sequence ATGGCTTTTGAGGGATTGGCTTCTAAACTTCAGGAAACATTGAAAAAGCTTAGGGGCAAGGGAAAACTAACAGAAAAAGATATAAAAGAAGCTATGAGAGAAGTTAAGCTGGCATTGCTTGAGGCAGACGTTAATTATAAAATAGTTAAGGATTTTATAAAAAATGTGGGTGAGAAATGTACTGGTAGTGATGTCTTAGAAAGTTTAACTCCAGGCCAGCAGGTTATTAAAATAGTAGATGAAGAACTTGTCAAGCTTATGGGAAGCACAGAAAGCCAATTGAATATTGTCCCTGGATTAACAGTTATTATGCTTGTAGGACTTCAGGGAGCAGGAAAAACCACAATGGCTGGCAAACTTGCACTTCATCTAAGAAAGAAAAATAAAAAGGCACTGCTGGTTGCCTGCGATGTATACAGGCCAGCTGCAATTAAACAGCTGCAGGTAGTGGGAAAGCAGATTGATGTGCCGGTTTTCACTATGGGAGACAAGGTAAATCCTGTAGATATATCAAAAGCTGGCATTGAATATGCTAAAAGTAATAATTTAAATACTGTGATAATAGATACTGCTGGAAGGTTACACATTGATGAAGAATTAATGGATGAACTATTAAATATTAAAAATAGTGTAAAACCTAATGAAGTTCTCCTTGTTGTAGATGCCATGACAGGTCAGGATGCAGTTAACGTAGCAGGCAGCTTTAATGATAAGCTTGATATTACAGGAGTTATATTAACTAAACTTGATGGTGATACCAGGGGTGGTGCTGCATTATCAATTAAGGCCATGAGTGGGAAACCCATTAAATTTGTTGGCATGGGAGAAAAAATGAGTGACCTGGAAGTATTTTACCCAGACAGAATGGCTTCAAGAATTTTAGGTATGGGTGATGTACTTACATTAATAGAGAAGGCTCAGCAGGCAATAGATGAGAAACAGGCAAAAGAAATGAGCAGCAGACTGATGAGCCAGGAATTTAATTTAGAGGACTTTATATCATATATAAATCAAATGAAAAAGATGGGACCGCTAAATAAACTAGTTGAAATGATTCCTGGATTCAATAGTAAAGAACTTAAAGGTATGGACTTAAGTAAAAGTGAAAAAGAGTTCTCCAAAATAGAGGCAATTATTAATTCAATGACAGTAAAGGAAAGAAGAAATCCTTCATTAGTAAGCAGTTCCCCTTCAAGAAAAAAAAGAATATCCGCTGGATCCGGAACTACAATACAACAGGTGAATAAAATGCTTAAAGACTTTGAAGCTATGAAGAAAATGATGAAACAAATGAAGGGTATGCAGAAAGGATTTACAAAGAAATCAGCATTATTTGGAAAATTTCCATTTAAATAG
- the rpsP gene encoding 30S ribosomal protein S16 has product MAVKIRLRRMGAKKAPFYRVVVADSRSPRDGRFIEEIGYYNPTTKPAVIKIDGEKATEWVKNGAQPTDIVKKLFARAGVSENSGK; this is encoded by the coding sequence ATGGCAGTAAAAATCAGATTAAGAAGAATGGGCGCTAAAAAAGCTCCTTTTTACAGAGTAGTTGTAGCAGATTCCAGATCACCAAGAGATGGAAGATTTATCGAAGAGATAGGCTACTATAACCCAACTACAAAACCAGCTGTTATTAAAATAGATGGTGAAAAAGCTACTGAATGGGTAAAAAATGGTGCACAGCCAACTGATATAGTTAAAAAGCTTTTTGCTAGGGCTGGAGTTAGCGAAAATAGCGGCAAGTAG
- a CDS encoding KH domain-containing protein produces the protein MKELVEIIAKSLVDNPDMVQVNEVAGEQSIILELKVAPEDMGKVIGKQGRIAKAIRTVVRAAAIKENKRVVVEII, from the coding sequence ATGAAAGAATTAGTTGAAATTATAGCTAAATCATTAGTTGACAACCCAGATATGGTTCAAGTTAATGAGGTTGCTGGAGAGCAATCCATTATTCTTGAATTAAAAGTCGCACCAGAAGATATGGGAAAAGTTATAGGAAAGCAGGGAAGAATAGCTAAGGCTATACGAACTGTGGTAAGGGCAGCAGCAATTAAAGAAAATAAAAGGGTTGTTGTTGAGATTATTTAA
- the rimM gene encoding ribosome maturation factor RimM (Essential for efficient processing of 16S rRNA): MEQFITIGEIINSHGVHGELKILPLTDDLKRFRKLKKVYIDNNEKMVSWCKLQSDKVILKIEGIDTINDAIKYKTKLLKVQRKDAVKLSEGRYYEADIIDCNVEDENGVYLGKINEIIHTGSNDVYWIKGEKELLIPALRSVVIKMDVENSKIIIKPVDQWQ; this comes from the coding sequence ATGGAACAGTTCATAACAATTGGTGAAATAATAAATTCTCATGGTGTACATGGAGAGTTAAAAATATTGCCATTGACAGATGACTTAAAAAGATTTAGAAAATTAAAAAAAGTATATATTGATAATAATGAAAAGATGGTATCATGGTGTAAACTTCAATCAGATAAAGTAATATTAAAAATTGAAGGCATAGATACTATAAATGATGCAATAAAATATAAGACTAAGCTTTTAAAAGTTCAAAGAAAAGATGCAGTTAAACTTTCAGAGGGAAGATATTATGAAGCAGATATAATTGATTGCAATGTAGAAGATGAAAATGGGGTATACCTTGGAAAGATAAATGAGATAATACATACAGGAAGTAATGATGTATATTGGATTAAAGGAGAAAAGGAACTTCTAATTCCAGCTCTTAGAAGCGTAGTGATAAAAATGGATGTAGAAAATAGTAAGATTATAATAAAGCCGGTAGATCAATGGCAGTAA
- the trmD gene encoding tRNA (guanosine(37)-N1)-methyltransferase TrmD: MAVKFHILTLFPGMFNIFNESIIGRAVANGILEINTVNIRDYTKDKHKKVDDYPYGGGAGMVMAAQPIVDSIRAVKSNSCGKVIYLGPRGRTFNEEVAKELAKEKELIFLCGHYEGIDERVYKYIDDEISLGDFVLTGGEMACIPIIDSISRLVPGVLSSSESYIEESFYNNVLEYPQYTRPPVFEGYAVPEVLLSGHHEKIRKWRRAISLRITKSKRPDLFSKLELSSEDYRLLKEFLQSEDNSSEV, encoded by the coding sequence ATGGCAGTAAAATTTCACATATTAACATTATTTCCTGGTATGTTTAATATTTTTAATGAAAGTATTATTGGAAGGGCAGTTGCTAATGGTATTCTGGAAATAAATACAGTAAATATTCGAGACTATACAAAAGATAAGCACAAAAAAGTTGATGATTATCCATATGGTGGAGGGGCAGGAATGGTAATGGCTGCACAGCCCATTGTAGATAGTATTAGGGCAGTAAAAAGCAATAGCTGCGGCAAAGTAATATATTTGGGACCTAGGGGAAGAACATTTAATGAGGAAGTTGCAAAGGAACTTGCAAAAGAGAAAGAATTAATATTTCTTTGTGGACATTATGAAGGAATTGACGAAAGGGTTTACAAATATATTGATGATGAAATATCATTAGGTGATTTTGTCTTAACAGGGGGGGAAATGGCATGCATCCCCATTATCGACAGCATAAGCAGGCTGGTACCAGGAGTGCTTTCATCCTCTGAAAGTTATATTGAGGAATCATTTTATAATAATGTTTTGGAATATCCACAATATACAAGACCGCCAGTTTTTGAAGGATATGCAGTCCCAGAGGTACTTCTCAGTGGTCATCATGAGAAAATAAGAAAGTGGAGAAGAGCAATATCACTTAGAATAACAAAATCAAAAAGGCCAGATTTATTTTCAAAATTAGAGCTTTCATCTGAAGATTACAGATTATTAAAGGAATTTTTACAATCCGAAGATAATTCTTCAGAAGTTTAG
- a CDS encoding transposase — protein MNKSYLKQMLTYINKVYDIGEKINTLEDKKIKSLVKISTITFVVLFGFMLQIRSFNRLEHWLKKGKFKKVLPKNTKMIHIDAVRRCLSDFDLNGLKNIYDSIIRTTIKNKIFRNGTIDGLKVVAVDGVELFESAKKFCDKCLSRKNKDGTTRHFHRSVVCTTVGSDPHVILGQEMLEPKKDSSNKDEGEITGGIRLIKKLYRKYHHFADIIVADALYCKSTWIKEVLSIGMNAVVRVKDERLLIVKDALALFKRREADKKWIVKQGSKDYTKIKAWDEDNFEISDPTIKVRFIRFIEEIHTGDKVEIKEGWIITTDKFASVETLWKIMHKRWDIENNAFHQLKTEWHLDHCFLHSPTGVETVLMFIIIAFNLMQLYFFRCIRGFRKKRMLQIDIIEDIKDERFTIDDNWNNPIFKKT, from the coding sequence ATGAATAAAAGTTATTTAAAACAAATGCTCACCTATATTAATAAAGTATACGATATAGGTGAAAAAATCAATACCTTAGAGGATAAAAAGATAAAATCTCTAGTAAAAATTTCAACAATCACCTTTGTAGTTTTGTTTGGATTTATGCTTCAAATAAGAAGTTTCAACAGGTTAGAGCATTGGCTTAAAAAAGGTAAATTTAAAAAAGTATTACCTAAAAACACTAAAATGATTCACATTGATGCCGTTAGGCGCTGCTTAAGTGATTTTGATTTGAATGGTTTGAAAAATATTTATGATAGTATAATTAGAACTACGATAAAAAATAAGATATTTAGAAATGGTACCATAGATGGCTTAAAGGTAGTTGCTGTAGATGGTGTAGAATTATTTGAAAGTGCTAAAAAATTTTGTGACAAATGTCTTTCACGAAAGAATAAGGATGGCACTACTCGTCATTTCCACAGATCTGTAGTTTGTACTACCGTAGGTTCGGATCCCCATGTTATTTTAGGACAAGAAATGCTTGAACCTAAGAAAGATAGTTCGAATAAAGATGAAGGTGAAATCACCGGAGGTATAAGATTAATAAAAAAATTATATCGTAAATATCACCATTTTGCCGATATTATAGTAGCTGATGCTTTATATTGTAAATCTACTTGGATAAAAGAAGTCCTTTCAATAGGAATGAATGCAGTAGTAAGAGTTAAAGATGAGCGTCTTCTCATTGTAAAGGATGCATTAGCTCTATTTAAGCGCCGTGAGGCTGATAAGAAATGGATTGTAAAGCAGGGAAGTAAAGACTATACCAAAATTAAAGCTTGGGATGAAGATAATTTTGAAATATCAGATCCGACTATCAAAGTTAGATTTATAAGGTTTATAGAAGAAATTCATACTGGAGATAAGGTAGAAATTAAAGAAGGCTGGATTATAACAACAGACAAATTTGCCTCAGTAGAAACCTTGTGGAAGATAATGCACAAGAGGTGGGATATAGAAAATAATGCCTTTCATCAGCTTAAAACAGAATGGCATTTAGATCATTGCTTTCTTCATAGCCCTACGGGCGTAGAGACAGTACTGATGTTTATAATTATAGCGTTTAATCTGATGCAGTTATATTTTTTTAGATGTATCAGAGGTTTTAGAAAGAAACGGATGCTTCAAATAGATATTATTGAAGATATAAAAGATGAAAGATTTACTATAGATGACAACTGGAATAATCCAATATTTAAAAAGACTTAA